A single genomic interval of Macadamia integrifolia cultivar HAES 741 chromosome 6, SCU_Mint_v3, whole genome shotgun sequence harbors:
- the LOC122081557 gene encoding pyrophosphate-energized vacuolar membrane proton pump: protein MAIISDLTTEILIPLCAVIGIVFSGVQWFLVSRVKLSPERQSSSNNSKNGYNDYLIEEEEGLNDHNVVLKCAEIQTAISEGATSFLFTEYQYVGVFMVAFAILIFVFLGSVEGFSTNNQPCTYSTEKLCKPALATAVFSTVSFVLGAITSVVSGFLGMKIATYANARTTLEARKGVGKAFIVAFRSGAVMGFLLAANGLFVLYIAINLFKIYYGDDWEGLFEAITGYGLGGSSMALFGRVGGGIYTKAADVGADLVGKVERNIPEDDPRNPAVIADNVGDNVGDIAGMGSDLFGSYAESSCAALVVASISSFGINHDFTAMCYPLLVSSVGILVCLITTLFATDFFEIKAVKEIEPALKKQLIISTALMTVGVALISWLALPSSFTIFNFGTQKVVKNWQLFLCVAVGLWAGLAIGFVTEYYTSNAYSPVQDVADACRTGAATNVIFGLALGYKSVIIPIFAIAICIYVGFSFAAMYGIAVAALGMLGTIATGLAIDAYGPISDNAGGIAEMAGMSHRIRERTDALDAAGNTTAAIGKGFAIGSAALVSLALFGAFVSRAAITTVDVLSPKVFIGLIVGAMLPYWFSAMTMKSVGKAALKMVEEVRRQFNTIPGLMEGTAKPDYATCVKISTDASIKEMIPPGALVMLTPLIVGIIFGVETLSGVLAGSLVSGVQIAISASNTGGAWDNAKKYIEAGASEHARTLGPKGSDPHKAAVIGDTIGDPLKDTSGPSLNILIKLMAVESLVFAPFFATHGGLIFKIF, encoded by the exons ATGGCGATTATTTCAGATCTCACGACGGAGATCTTGATCCCTTTGTGTGCGGTCATCGGGATTGTGTTCTCTGGGGTTCAATGGTTTCTCGTCTCTCGTGTAAAGCTCTCCCCTGAGAGACAGAGTTCTTCGaacaacagtaagaatggttaCAATGATTACCTTATCGAAGAAGAGGAAGGTCTCAATGATCACAACGTTGTTCTTAAATGCGCTGAAATACAGACTGCCATTTCTGAAG GAGcaacttctttcctttttactgAATATCAGTATGTTGGTGTGTTCATGGTTGCCTTTGCAATTCTTATCTTTGTCTTCCTTGGTTCGGTGGAGGGATTCAGTACCAACAACCAGCCTTGCACTTACAGTACTGAAAAACTCTGCAAGCCTGCTCTTGCCACTGCCGTTTTCAGTACTGTATCCTTCGTCCTTGGTGCTATCACCTCAGTGGTGTCTGGCTTCCTTGGAATGAAAATTGCTACCTATGCAAATGCCAGAACGACCCTAGAAGCAAGGAAGGGAGTTGGGAAGGCTTTCATTGTTGCTTTCAGATCAGGTGCAGTTATGGGTTTCCTTCTCGCTGCCAATGGTCTTTTTGTACTTTACATTGCTATCAACCTCTTCAAGATATACTATGGTGATGACTGGGAGGGTCTTTTTGAGGCTATCACGGGCTATGGTCTCGGTGGATCCTCCATGGCCCTCTTTGGTAGAGTTGGTGGAGGTATCTACACAAAGGCTGCTGATGTAGGTGCTGATCTTGTTGGAAAAGTTGAGAGGAATATTCCTGAGGATGACCCGAGAAACCCAGCT GTCATTGCTGACAATGTTGGTGATAATGTTGGGGATATTGCTGGAATGGGATCGGATCTTTTTGGCTCATATGCTGAGTCCTCCTGTGCTGCACTTGTTGTTGCTTCCATCTCCTCTTTTGGGATCAACCATGACTTTACTGCAATGTGTTATCCATTGCTTGTTAGTTCCGTTGGTATCCTTGTGTGCTTGATCACCACCCTCTTTGCGACTGATTTCTTTGAAATCAAAGCTGTCAAGGAAATTGAGCCTGCATTGAAGAAGCAACTCATTATTTCGACTGCTCTGATGACTGTTGGAGTTGCACTCATTAGTTGGCTTGCGCTCCCATCATCCTTCACAATCTTCAATTTTGGAACTCAGAAGGTTGTGAAGAACTG GCAATTATTCCTTTGTGTTGCTGTTGGTCTATGGGCTGGACTTGCTATTGGTTTTGTAACTGAGTATTACACCAGCAATGCATACAG CCCCGTGCAAGATGTGGCGGATGCCTGCAGAACTGGAGCTGCTACTAATGTCATCTTTGGGCTTGCTTTGGGATATAAATCTGTTATCATTCCCATTTTTGCCATTGCAATCTGTATATATGTAGGTTTCAGCTTTGCTGCCATGTATGGTATTGCAGTCGCTGCTCTAGGAATGCTGGGCACCATTGCTACTGGATTGGCCATTGATGCCTACGGTCCCATCAGTGACAATGCTGGAGGCATTGCTGAGATGGCTGGCATGAGTCACAGGATCAGAGAGAGAACTGATGCCCTTGATGCTGCAGGGAACACTACTGCTGCTATAGGGAAG GGCTTTGCGATTGGGTCAGCTGCCCTGGTGTCCCTCGCACTCTTTGGTGCCTTCGTGAGCCGTGCAGCTATTACAACCGTAGATGTGCTCTCTCCAAAGGTCTTCATTGGGTTGATTGTTGGAGCAATGCTTCCGTATTGGTTCTCTGCCATGACCATGAAGAGTGTTGGAAAAGCAGCTTTGAAGATGGTTGAGGAGGTGCGCAGACAGTTCAATACCATTCCTGGTCTGATGGAGGGAACTGCTAAGCCTGATTACGCAACTTGCGTGAAGATCTCCACAGACGCCTCCATCAAGGAAATGATCCCACCTGGTGCCTTGGTCATGTTGACACCGCTCATTGTTGGCATAATCTTCGGTGTGGAGACTCTGTCAGGTGTCCTGGCTGGTTCTCTTGTTTCCGGTGTGCAG ATTGCGATCTCTGCATCCAACACTGGAGGTGCATGGGATAATGCCAAGAAATACATTGAG GCTGGTGCTTCGGAGCATGCAAGGACCCTTGGTCCCAAGGGATCAGATCCACACAAGGCAGCTGTTATCGGTGACACCATTGGGGATCCGCTGAAGGACACATCTGGCCCATCACTTAACATCCTCATCAAGCTCATGGCTGTGGAGTCGCTTGTGTTTGCTCCATTCTTTGCCACACACGGTGGGCtcatcttcaagatcttttAA